From Streptomyces griseorubiginosus, one genomic window encodes:
- a CDS encoding GuaB3 family IMP dehydrogenase-related protein — protein MTEIEIGRGKRGRRAYAFDDIAVVPSRRTRDPKEVSIAWQIDAYRFELPFLAAPMDSVVSPATAIRIGELGGLGVLNLEGLWTRHEDPQPLLDEIVGLDSETATRRLQEIYSAPIKEELIGARIKEVRDSGVVTAAALSPQRTAQFSKAVVDAGVDIFVIRGTTVSAEHVSGSHEPLNLKQFIYELDVPVIVGGCATYTAALHLMRTGAAGVLVGFGGGAAHTTRNVLGIQVPMATAVADVAAARRDYMDESGGRYVHVIADGGVGWSGDLPKAIACGADAVMMGSPLARATDGPGRGHHWGMEAVNEELPRGKKVDLGTVGTIEEVLTGPSHIPDGSMNFFGALKRAMATTGYSELKEFQRVEVTVADSQHKR, from the coding sequence GTGACTGAGATCGAGATCGGGCGCGGCAAGCGCGGCCGCCGGGCGTACGCCTTCGACGACATCGCCGTCGTCCCCAGCCGTCGTACGCGCGACCCGAAGGAGGTCTCGATCGCCTGGCAGATCGACGCCTACCGCTTCGAGCTGCCCTTCCTGGCCGCCCCCATGGACTCGGTCGTCTCCCCGGCCACCGCGATCCGCATCGGCGAGCTCGGCGGCCTCGGCGTCCTGAACCTCGAAGGACTGTGGACGCGGCACGAGGACCCGCAGCCGCTGCTCGACGAGATCGTCGGCCTGGACTCCGAGACGGCCACCCGGCGGCTCCAGGAGATCTACTCCGCCCCCATCAAGGAGGAGCTGATCGGCGCGCGCATCAAGGAGGTGCGCGACTCCGGCGTGGTCACCGCGGCCGCGCTCTCCCCGCAGCGCACGGCGCAGTTCTCCAAGGCCGTCGTGGACGCGGGCGTGGACATCTTCGTCATCCGCGGTACGACCGTCTCGGCGGAGCACGTCTCGGGTTCGCACGAGCCGCTGAACCTGAAGCAGTTCATCTACGAGCTCGACGTCCCGGTGATCGTCGGCGGCTGCGCCACCTACACGGCTGCCCTGCACCTGATGCGCACCGGCGCGGCGGGCGTCCTGGTCGGCTTCGGCGGCGGCGCGGCGCACACGACTCGCAACGTGCTCGGCATCCAGGTGCCGATGGCCACCGCCGTGGCCGATGTCGCCGCGGCCCGCCGCGACTACATGGACGAGTCCGGCGGCCGGTACGTCCACGTGATCGCCGACGGCGGTGTCGGCTGGTCCGGCGACCTCCCCAAGGCGATCGCCTGCGGCGCGGACGCCGTGATGATGGGCTCCCCGCTGGCCCGCGCCACCGACGGTCCCGGTCGCGGCCACCACTGGGGCATGGAGGCCGTCAACGAGGAGCTGCCGCGCGGCAAGAAGGTCGACCTCGGCACGGTCGGCACCATCGAGGAGGTCCTCACCGGCCCGTCGCACATCCCGGACGGCTCGATGAACTTCTTCGGCGCGCTGAAGCGGGCGATGGCGACCACCGGGTACAGCGAGCTGAAGGAGTTCCAGCGCGTCGAGGTGACGGTGGCGGACTCGCAGCACAAGCGGTAG
- the guaB gene encoding IMP dehydrogenase has protein sequence MTANVDGVPDKFATLGLTYDDVLLLPGASEVLPNAVDTSSRISRNVRVNIPLLSAAMDKVTESRMAIAMARLGGVGVLHRNLSVEDQVNQVDLVKRSESGMVTDPITVHPEATLAEADALCAKFRISGVPVTDPAGKLLGIVTNRDMAFESDRSRQVREVMTPMPLVTGQVGISGTDAMDLLRRHKIEKLPLVDDAGVLKGLITVKDFVKAEKYPNAAKDAEGRLLVGAAVGASPEALERAQALAEAGVDFLVVDTSHGHNSNALSWMSKIKSSVGVDVIGGNVATRDGAQALIDAGVDGIKVGVGPGSICTTRVVAGIGVPQVTAIYEASLAARPAGIPLIGDGGLQYSGDIGKALAAGADTVMLGSLLAGCEESPGELQFINGKQFKSYRGMGSLGAMQSRGQAKSYSKDRYFQAEVGSDDKLVPEGIEGQVPYRGPLSSVLHQLVGGLRQTMGYVGAATIDEMESKGRFVRITSAGLKESHPHDIQMTVEAPNYSRK, from the coding sequence ATGACTGCAAACGTCGACGGAGTGCCCGACAAATTCGCGACGCTCGGGCTGACCTACGACGACGTGCTGCTGCTGCCGGGAGCCTCCGAGGTACTCCCCAACGCGGTCGACACCTCGTCCCGCATCTCCCGCAACGTCCGGGTGAACATCCCCCTGCTGTCCGCCGCCATGGACAAGGTGACCGAGTCCCGCATGGCGATCGCGATGGCCCGCCTCGGCGGCGTCGGCGTGCTGCACCGCAACCTCTCGGTCGAGGACCAGGTCAACCAGGTCGACCTGGTGAAGCGGTCCGAGTCCGGCATGGTCACCGACCCCATCACCGTGCACCCCGAGGCGACCCTCGCCGAGGCCGACGCGCTGTGCGCCAAGTTCCGCATCAGCGGTGTCCCGGTCACCGACCCGGCCGGCAAGCTCCTCGGCATCGTCACCAACCGCGACATGGCCTTCGAGTCGGACCGCAGCCGCCAGGTGCGCGAGGTCATGACGCCGATGCCGCTGGTCACCGGCCAGGTCGGCATCTCCGGCACCGACGCCATGGACCTGCTGCGCCGGCACAAGATCGAGAAGCTGCCGCTGGTCGACGACGCCGGTGTCCTCAAGGGCCTGATCACCGTCAAGGACTTCGTCAAGGCGGAGAAGTACCCCAACGCCGCCAAGGACGCCGAGGGCCGCCTGCTCGTCGGTGCCGCCGTCGGCGCCAGCCCCGAGGCCCTGGAGCGCGCCCAGGCGCTCGCCGAGGCCGGGGTGGACTTCCTCGTCGTCGACACCTCGCACGGCCACAACAGCAACGCGCTGAGCTGGATGTCGAAGATCAAGTCCAGCGTCGGCGTCGACGTCATCGGCGGCAATGTCGCCACCCGCGACGGCGCCCAGGCGCTCATCGACGCCGGTGTCGACGGCATCAAGGTCGGCGTGGGCCCCGGCTCCATCTGTACGACGCGTGTCGTCGCCGGCATCGGCGTCCCGCAGGTCACCGCGATCTACGAGGCCTCCCTCGCCGCCCGCCCGGCCGGCATCCCGCTCATCGGCGACGGCGGCCTCCAGTACTCCGGCGACATCGGCAAGGCGCTCGCCGCCGGCGCCGACACCGTGATGCTCGGCTCGCTGCTCGCGGGCTGCGAGGAGTCGCCCGGCGAGCTCCAGTTCATCAACGGCAAGCAGTTCAAGTCGTACCGCGGCATGGGCTCGCTCGGTGCCATGCAGTCCCGGGGCCAGGCGAAGTCGTACTCGAAGGACCGCTACTTCCAGGCCGAGGTCGGCTCCGACGACAAGCTCGTCCCCGAGGGCATCGAGGGCCAGGTGCCCTACCGCGGCCCGCTCTCCAGCGTCCTGCACCAGCTCGTCGGCGGTCTGCGCCAGACCATGGGCTACGTGGGCGCGGCCACCATCGACGAGATGGAGTCCAAGGGCCGCTTCGTGCGGATCACCTCGGCGGGGCTCAAGGAGTCGCACCCGCACGACATCCAGATGACGGTCGAGGCGCCGAACTACAGCCGCAAGTGA
- a CDS encoding sigma-70 family RNA polymerase sigma factor has protein sequence MRDDEAAHPHGAIGALVHSAVEGDEQATHDLLAHVHPLALRYCRTRLSRLPGDARHFVEDLAQEVCVAVLLALPRYRDTGRPFEAFVFAIAAHKVADLQRAAMRHPGSTAVPSDEMPERPDDSLGPEERALLSSDAEWAKKLLANLPENQRELLLLRIAVGLTAEETGQMLGMSPGAVRVAQHRALSRLRALAEQ, from the coding sequence ATGCGCGACGACGAGGCGGCTCATCCCCATGGGGCGATCGGTGCGCTCGTCCACAGCGCCGTGGAAGGGGACGAGCAGGCCACGCACGACCTGCTCGCCCATGTCCACCCGCTGGCCCTGCGCTACTGCCGCACCCGTCTGTCCCGTCTCCCGGGCGACGCCCGGCACTTCGTGGAGGACCTCGCGCAGGAGGTCTGCGTAGCCGTCCTCCTCGCCCTGCCGCGCTACCGGGACACCGGGCGACCCTTCGAGGCGTTCGTCTTCGCCATCGCGGCCCACAAGGTCGCCGACCTCCAGCGCGCCGCGATGCGCCACCCCGGTTCCACGGCCGTCCCCTCGGACGAGATGCCCGAGCGGCCCGACGACTCCCTCGGCCCCGAGGAGCGGGCGCTGCTCAGCAGTGACGCGGAATGGGCCAAGAAGCTCCTGGCCAACCTCCCCGAGAACCAGCGCGAGCTGCTGCTGCTGCGCATCGCCGTGGGGTTGACGGCGGAGGAGACGGGTCAGATGTTGGGAATGTCACCCGGCGCGGTCCGTGTGGCGCAGCACCGGGCGCTGAGCAGGCTGCGGGCCCTGGCCGAGCAGTAA
- a CDS encoding response regulator transcription factor, with translation MTSVLVCDDSPLAREALRRAVATVPGVERVTTAANGEEVLRRWGADRSDLILMDVRMPGLGGVETVRRLLSADPGARIIMLTVAEDLDGVALAVAAGARGYLHKDASRAELRATVTQALADPTWRLAPRRLRSAEMGAAPTLTAREIQVLEGMSHGRSNAEIGRELFLSEDTVKTHARRLFKKLGASDRAHAVALGFRWGLVR, from the coding sequence ATGACATCCGTCCTCGTCTGCGACGACTCCCCGCTTGCCCGAGAGGCGCTGCGCCGCGCGGTCGCGACCGTGCCCGGCGTCGAGCGCGTGACGACCGCGGCCAACGGCGAGGAAGTCCTCCGCCGCTGGGGTGCGGACCGTTCGGACCTGATTCTGATGGACGTACGCATGCCCGGTCTGGGCGGCGTCGAGACCGTGCGGCGGCTGCTGTCCGCGGACCCCGGTGCGCGCATCATCATGCTCACCGTCGCGGAGGACCTGGACGGGGTCGCTCTCGCGGTGGCCGCCGGGGCGCGCGGCTACCTCCACAAGGACGCCTCGCGCGCGGAGTTGCGGGCCACGGTGACGCAGGCGCTCGCCGACCCGACCTGGCGACTCGCCCCCCGTCGGCTGCGGTCCGCGGAGATGGGCGCGGCGCCCACGCTCACCGCGCGTGAGATCCAGGTGCTCGAGGGCATGAGCCACGGTCGGTCCAACGCGGAGATCGGGCGCGAGCTGTTCCTCTCCGAGGACACCGTCAAGACGCATGCGCGGCGGCTGTTCAAGAAGCTGGGTGCGTCGGACCGGGCGCACGCCGTGGCGCTCGGGTTCCGGTGGGGTCTGGTTCGCTAG
- a CDS encoding WhiB family transcriptional regulator → MADFSRLPGPNADLWDWQLLAACRGVDSSLFFHPEGERGAARSARENSAKEVCMRCPVRAQCAAHALAVREPYGVWGGLTEDEREELMGRARHRLVSASSVGSGASNN, encoded by the coding sequence ATGGCAGATTTCTCCCGCCTTCCCGGACCGAACGCGGACCTTTGGGACTGGCAGCTCCTGGCCGCCTGTCGAGGGGTGGACAGCTCGCTCTTCTTCCATCCGGAGGGCGAGCGCGGTGCGGCCCGGAGTGCTCGCGAGAACTCGGCCAAGGAGGTCTGCATGAGATGCCCGGTGCGCGCGCAGTGCGCGGCGCACGCGCTCGCGGTGAGAGAGCCGTACGGCGTGTGGGGCGGGCTGACCGAGGACGAGCGCGAGGAGCTCATGGGGCGGGCGCGGCACCGGCTGGTGTCGGCGTCGTCCGTCGGGAGCGGCGCATCGAACAATTGA
- a CDS encoding LysR family transcriptional regulator — translation MIEARHLRVLRAVAATGSFSAAGRELGCTQPAVSQQMKALEASVGTPLVVRSGREMRLTQAGEALVRHAAGILAGLTAAEEELAAIAGLRAGRVRLVSFPSGSSTLVPTALAALRAAHPGTRVSLEEAEPPQSVALLREGDCDIALAFRYEGAAQEGEWDDLVVRPLLTDRLVALVPERHRLARAGSVAIGELAGESWIAGCPRCRGQLVEVCESSGFTPRIDFATDDYPAVVGLVGAGLGVAVLPQLAVESVRPRGARTVTLEPAVRREIVALTLPDLARVPAVAATLERLAAAAGQKSGQK, via the coding sequence GTGATCGAGGCCCGTCATCTCCGTGTCCTGCGTGCCGTCGCCGCCACCGGCTCCTTCTCCGCCGCGGGGCGCGAACTGGGCTGCACCCAGCCCGCCGTCAGCCAGCAGATGAAGGCCCTGGAGGCGTCCGTGGGCACGCCTCTGGTCGTCCGCAGCGGGCGGGAGATGCGGCTGACGCAGGCGGGCGAGGCCCTGGTGCGGCACGCGGCCGGGATCCTGGCCGGCCTCACGGCCGCCGAGGAGGAGCTCGCCGCCATCGCCGGCCTGAGGGCCGGCCGGGTCCGGCTCGTCTCCTTCCCCAGCGGCAGCTCCACCCTGGTCCCCACCGCCCTCGCCGCCCTGCGCGCCGCCCACCCCGGCACCCGGGTCTCCCTGGAGGAGGCCGAACCCCCGCAGTCCGTCGCCCTGTTGCGCGAAGGCGACTGCGACATCGCGCTCGCCTTCCGCTACGAGGGCGCGGCCCAGGAGGGGGAGTGGGACGACCTCGTCGTACGGCCCCTGCTCACCGACCGGCTCGTCGCCCTCGTACCGGAGCGGCACCGCCTGGCGCGCGCGGGGTCCGTGGCCATCGGGGAGCTCGCCGGGGAGTCGTGGATCGCCGGATGTCCGCGCTGCCGGGGCCAGTTGGTCGAGGTCTGCGAGAGCTCCGGTTTCACGCCCCGCATCGACTTCGCGACCGACGACTACCCGGCGGTCGTCGGCCTGGTGGGCGCCGGGCTGGGGGTCGCCGTACTGCCGCAGCTCGCCGTGGAGTCGGTACGGCCCCGGGGCGCACGCACGGTGACGCTGGAACCGGCGGTCCGGCGGGAGATCGTCGCACTCACCCTGCCCGACCTGGCCCGGGTGCCGGCGGTCGCGGCGACGCTGGAGCGGCTCGCGGCCGCGGCGGGACAGAAGTCGGGACAGAAGTAA
- a CDS encoding MOSC domain-containing protein, whose protein sequence is MKLLSVNLGRAKAVSYTDNPEGVTGIDKRPVEGPVRVAAPGPKGIGGSALAGDAVCKKQHHGGDDQAVYAMAREDLDEWEASLGRPLANGSFGENLTTLGVDVSRARIGERWRIGPEVVLEVTSARIPCGTFQGHMGEPRWVKRFTQKGAPGAYLRVIQPGEIRTGDIVEIVHRPDHDVTVALAFRAMTTERPLQPRLLAAGEALHPEVRKWALDYVEQHGA, encoded by the coding sequence ATGAAGCTTCTGTCGGTGAATCTGGGCCGTGCGAAGGCCGTGTCGTACACGGACAACCCCGAGGGCGTGACCGGTATCGACAAGCGGCCGGTCGAGGGGCCCGTGCGGGTGGCCGCACCCGGGCCCAAGGGCATCGGCGGGAGCGCGCTCGCCGGGGACGCGGTGTGCAAGAAGCAGCACCACGGCGGCGACGACCAGGCGGTGTACGCGATGGCGCGCGAGGATCTGGACGAGTGGGAGGCCTCGCTGGGCCGCCCGCTGGCCAACGGCTCCTTCGGCGAGAACCTCACGACCCTCGGTGTGGACGTCTCCCGCGCGCGGATCGGCGAACGCTGGCGCATCGGGCCCGAGGTGGTGCTGGAGGTCACCTCCGCGCGGATCCCGTGCGGGACCTTCCAGGGCCACATGGGCGAGCCGCGCTGGGTGAAGCGGTTCACGCAGAAGGGCGCGCCGGGCGCGTATCTGCGGGTGATCCAGCCCGGCGAGATCCGCACCGGGGACATCGTCGAGATCGTGCACCGGCCGGACCACGACGTGACGGTGGCCCTGGCCTTCCGGGCGATGACCACCGAACGGCCGCTTCAGCCACGGCTGTTGGCGGCGGGCGAGGCGCTCCACCCGGAGGTGCGGAAGTGGGCGCTCGACTACGTGGAGCAGCACGGCGCCTGA
- a CDS encoding SDR family oxidoreductase yields MTTALITGSTAGIGAAFARRLAADGHSLVLVARDTKRLQEQATELHDRHGVEVEVRTADLATDEGIETVAARLSDRKSPVDLLVNNAGFGNKGRYLDVSMADELKMLKVHCEAVLRLTSAATKAMRERGRGGVVNVASVAAFVPRGTYGASKAWVVQFTQGVAKDLAGSGVRLMALCPGFVRTEFHQRAGMGTDNIPNWMWLDADKLVAAALGDLARGKTLSIPDPRYKALMGLVKVAPRGLLGGISSRTGRKYGPQ; encoded by the coding sequence ATGACAACGGCATTGATTACGGGATCGACCGCGGGCATCGGTGCCGCGTTCGCACGACGGCTCGCGGCCGACGGGCACAGCCTGGTGCTGGTGGCCCGCGACACCAAGCGGCTCCAGGAGCAGGCGACCGAACTCCACGACCGGCACGGCGTCGAGGTGGAGGTCCGCACCGCCGACCTCGCCACCGACGAGGGCATCGAGACGGTCGCCGCCCGCCTCTCCGACCGCAAGTCCCCCGTCGACCTCCTGGTCAACAACGCCGGCTTCGGCAACAAGGGCCGCTATCTCGACGTCTCCATGGCCGACGAGCTGAAGATGCTCAAGGTGCACTGCGAGGCGGTGCTGCGACTGACGTCGGCGGCGACGAAGGCGATGCGGGAGCGGGGGCGCGGGGGCGTGGTGAACGTCGCGTCGGTGGCCGCGTTCGTCCCGCGCGGGACCTACGGCGCCTCGAAGGCGTGGGTCGTGCAGTTCACCCAGGGCGTGGCGAAGGACCTGGCGGGCAGCGGCGTACGCCTGATGGCGCTGTGCCCCGGCTTCGTCCGCACGGAGTTCCACCAGCGGGCCGGCATGGGCACGGACAACATCCCGAACTGGATGTGGCTCGACGCGGACAAACTGGTGGCGGCGGCACTGGGCGATCTGGCCCGGGGCAAGACCCTGTCGATCCCGGACCCGCGGTACAAGGCGCTCATGGGGTTGGTGAAGGTGGCGCCGCGGGGGCTGCTGGGCGGGATCTCGTCCAGGACGGGCCGGAAGTACGGGCCGCAGTAG
- a CDS encoding ester cyclase, protein MTFVQLIDCRTSRFDEMNRLMDTWVEQTKGKRTATHAVVGKDRSDASHFVEIVEFPSYEEAMRNSGLPETERIFQGMVALCDEVPTFTDLEVVRDEQLNPAASREFFERAGRAGTAELFERFTDDYLDHDPANPGDLGLEAAREEYEGWRRAFTFSFRVDDQIAQDDRVCTRWAWAGKHTGDFVGIPATGQNVTMTGTTWHRFRDGRICEGWWQYDRAGLMEQLGVLGD, encoded by the coding sequence ATGACGTTCGTACAGCTCATCGACTGCAGGACCAGCCGTTTCGACGAGATGAACCGGCTGATGGACACCTGGGTCGAGCAGACCAAGGGGAAGCGGACCGCGACGCACGCGGTGGTCGGCAAGGACCGGTCCGACGCGTCGCACTTCGTCGAGATCGTGGAGTTCCCGTCGTACGAGGAGGCGATGCGGAACTCGGGGCTGCCGGAGACGGAGCGGATCTTCCAGGGGATGGTCGCGCTGTGCGACGAGGTGCCGACCTTCACCGACCTGGAGGTGGTGCGGGACGAGCAGCTCAACCCGGCGGCGTCACGGGAGTTCTTCGAGCGGGCCGGGCGGGCCGGGACGGCGGAGCTGTTCGAGCGGTTCACCGACGACTACCTCGACCATGATCCCGCCAATCCCGGGGATCTCGGGCTGGAGGCGGCGCGCGAGGAGTACGAGGGGTGGCGGCGGGCCTTCACCTTCAGCTTCCGCGTGGACGACCAGATCGCCCAGGACGACCGGGTCTGCACCCGCTGGGCCTGGGCCGGCAAGCACACCGGCGACTTCGTGGGGATCCCGGCCACCGGGCAGAACGTGACCATGACCGGGACCACCTGGCACCGGTTCCGGGACGGACGGATCTGCGAGGGCTGGTGGCAGTACGACCGGGCGGGGCTGATGGAACAGCTGGGGGTACTCGGCGACTGA